From the genome of Populus alba chromosome 10, ASM523922v2, whole genome shotgun sequence, one region includes:
- the LOC118045411 gene encoding E3 ubiquitin-protein ligase RGLG5, whose product MGGKSSKESSWGDYPSYGSANSSSSSSSNQNGYPPASPYPYPSPQHNSYYPSQNHHAPAPSSSSYPYESQRTPQHPQKRLDRKYSRIADNYKTLDQVTAALAQAGLESSNLIVGIDFTKSNEWTGARSFNRRSLHHIGNGQNPYEQAISILGRTLSAFDEDNLIPCYGFGDASTHDQDVFSFFPDERFCNGFEEVLMQYKEIVPNLRLAGPTSFAPVIEMAITIVEQSGGQYHVLLIIADGQVTRSGDTKSGQLSPQERRTIDAIVRASKYPLSIILVGVGDGPWDMMREFDDNIPARAFDNFQFVNFTEIMSKNVSESRKETEFALASLMEIPSQHQATIELGLLGHHRGNTPERVPLPPPLYGLHSSSRSNASRSSSFQRRVPSYSGYDTPVSGYETASGKAPSPSSVYDNQVCAICLTNPKDMAFGCGHQTCCDCGEDLQLCPICRRPIQTRIRLY is encoded by the exons ATGGGAGGTAAAAGCTCAAAAGAGTCCAGTTGGGGAGATTATCCTTCTTATGGTTCAgccaattcttcttcttcttcatcatcgaATCAGAATGGTTATCCTCCAGCATCACCATATCCATATCCATCTCCTCAACATAATTCCTATTACCCATCTCAGAATCACCATGCGCCTGCTCCTAGTTCATCATCCTATCCTTATGAATCACAAAGAACCCCCCAACATCCACAGAAGAGGTTGGATAGGAAATACTCGAGAATAGCTGACAATTACAAGACCCTGGATCAG GTGACTGCTGCTCTTGCTCAAGCTGGGTTAGAGTCTTCTAATCTCATTGTTGGAATTGACTTCACAAAAAGCAACGAGTGGACAG GTGCAAGATCATTCAATCGGCGAAGCTTACATCATATTGGAAATGGTCAAAATCCGTATGAACAAGCAATATCAATTCTTGGGAGGACTTTATCTGCATTTGACGAGGACAACTTAATTCCATGTTATGGATTCGGAGATG CATCAACTCATGATCAGGATGTCTTCAGTTTCTTTCCAGATGAGAGATTCTGTAATGGATTCGAGGAGGTGCTGATGCAATACAAAGAAATTGTTCCCAACCTTCGGCTCGCAG GACCGACATCTTTTGCACCTGTTATTGAGATGGCCATAACTATTGTTGAGCAAAGCGGTGGGCAGTACCATGTTTTGCTGATAATTGCTGATGGACAG GTGACGAGAAGTGGTGATACAAAATCTGGCCAGCTCAGTCCACAAGAGAGAAGGACAATTGATGCAATTGTCAGAGCAAG CAAATACCCTTTATCGATCATCTTAGTTGGAGTTGGTGATGGACCTTGGGACATGATGAGGGAGTTCGATGATAACATCCCTGCTCGAGCCTTCGACAATTTCCAG TTTGTGAATTTTACAGAAATAATGTCAAAAAATGTGAgtgaatcaagaaaagaaacagaatTTGCGCTTGCATCGTTGATGGAAATACCCTCTCAACATCAAGCAACTATTGAGCTTGGCTTATTAGG TCACCATAGAGGGAATACGCCGGAGAGGGTTCCTTTGCCCCCACCACTTTACGGCCTGCATTCTTCAAGCAGATCAAATGCTTCCCGCTCAAGCAGCTTCCAGCGGCGGGTACCTTCTTATTCTGGATATGATACACCAGTTAGTGGATACGAAACAGCATCAGGGAAGGCTCCATCTCCTAGCTCTGTGTACGATAATCAG